In one Candidatus Poribacteria bacterium genomic region, the following are encoded:
- a CDS encoding sugar ABC transporter permease: MSRAHNPAKSDDRAAVRRGSSRDARLAVWLLAPTGALLIGMFVFPLLWSLGLSFYDYSALKPQAPVFTGVANYAALLSNAYFWRRFVTTGVFVLGTVTLQFAIGSGLAFLLRDDFPGRKLVVSLLLAPMMMAPVAVGVFFGFIYEPTFGILNFATRTLFGWQVQWFDRPVPAMIAVILADTWMWSP, encoded by the coding sequence GTGAGCCGAGCCCACAACCCGGCGAAAAGTGACGACCGCGCGGCCGTTCGCCGGGGCTCCAGCCGCGACGCCCGTCTTGCCGTCTGGCTGCTCGCGCCGACGGGCGCGCTGCTGATCGGGATGTTCGTCTTTCCGCTCCTCTGGTCGCTGGGGCTCAGCTTCTACGATTACTCCGCCCTGAAGCCGCAAGCGCCCGTCTTCACCGGCGTGGCGAACTACGCGGCGCTGCTCTCCAACGCCTACTTCTGGCGGCGGTTCGTGACGACGGGCGTCTTCGTGCTCGGTACGGTGACGCTCCAGTTTGCCATCGGGTCGGGACTGGCGTTCCTGCTGCGCGACGACTTCCCAGGCCGCAAGCTGGTCGTCTCGCTCCTCCTCGCGCCGATGATGATGGCTCCCGTCGCCGTCGGCGTCTTCTTCGGGTTCATCTACGAACCGACGTTCGGCATTCTCAACTTCGCCACGCGGACGCTCTTCGGCTGGCAGGTGCAGTGGTTCGACCGCCCCGTGCCCGCAATGATCGCCGTCATCCTTGCGGACACGTGGATGTGGTCGCC
- a CDS encoding extracellular solute-binding protein — protein MRNLRMRRALWVGSLLAVVALALSPVGCKRDKAKAPQAPVVLKMTGPDWGPTKLMADISKDFTAYATETLGHPVQIDFEGIPWSSYYERLAAALAAGDPAYDLFVSDSQWIGAFAASGYIVELNPYMDQDPALKAILDGMDPALRAAYCAYPEGSQTYYGFPQEADVKGFMIRKDLFSHEGERQAFRKKYGYDLPQTYEEFDDADWVQVRDFAEFFTRKAGQTLAGEKLANDFFGIALPYSKSYDFLSMGWYLTLYNWGGDIWDWDTHKVSGVLNSPAAVESLTFYRDLLKFQPPGATNYDFDGINNAVAQGVVAMAINWIAVCPPLFDATTSKVADKLMVAVPPGHKGKDGVARRAFNLGGQPFVVGSKTQHMDDVLAYIKWWFQEEQQRRFAQGGGLPSVTAIVSSEEFRSQSPWTRAFSDSIPYQRDVWKNPSFFEMLTVQQEELHAVISGDKDPKTALDTVAQKQDEILQRASGAH, from the coding sequence ATGCGGAATCTGCGAATGCGTCGAGCCCTCTGGGTCGGCAGCCTACTCGCTGTTGTTGCCCTCGCGCTGTCGCCCGTGGGCTGCAAGCGCGACAAGGCGAAGGCTCCCCAAGCTCCGGTCGTGCTGAAGATGACGGGCCCAGATTGGGGTCCGACCAAACTGATGGCGGACATCTCGAAGGACTTCACCGCCTACGCGACGGAGACCCTCGGACATCCCGTCCAGATCGACTTCGAGGGAATCCCGTGGAGCAGCTACTACGAGCGCCTCGCAGCCGCCCTCGCCGCTGGCGACCCGGCGTATGACCTGTTCGTCTCGGACAGCCAGTGGATCGGGGCGTTCGCGGCGAGCGGCTACATCGTCGAGTTGAACCCGTACATGGACCAGGACCCGGCGCTCAAGGCGATCCTCGACGGGATGGACCCAGCCCTCCGGGCCGCCTACTGCGCGTATCCCGAAGGTTCCCAGACCTACTACGGGTTCCCTCAGGAAGCCGACGTGAAGGGCTTCATGATCCGCAAGGACCTCTTCTCGCATGAGGGCGAACGCCAGGCGTTCCGCAAGAAGTACGGATACGACCTGCCCCAGACCTACGAGGAGTTCGACGACGCCGATTGGGTCCAGGTGCGCGACTTCGCCGAGTTCTTCACGCGCAAGGCGGGGCAGACGCTCGCCGGAGAGAAGCTCGCCAACGACTTCTTTGGGATCGCGCTTCCCTACAGCAAGTCCTACGACTTCCTCAGCATGGGGTGGTACCTGACGCTCTACAACTGGGGCGGGGACATCTGGGACTGGGATACCCACAAGGTGAGCGGCGTGCTCAACTCGCCGGCAGCCGTCGAATCGCTCACGTTCTACCGCGATCTCCTCAAGTTCCAGCCACCGGGCGCGACGAACTACGACTTCGACGGAATCAACAACGCCGTCGCCCAGGGCGTTGTCGCCATGGCGATCAACTGGATCGCCGTCTGTCCGCCGCTGTTCGACGCAACGACATCGAAGGTCGCCGACAAGCTGATGGTCGCGGTTCCTCCGGGTCACAAGGGCAAGGATGGCGTTGCCCGTCGCGCGTTCAACCTGGGTGGACAGCCGTTCGTCGTCGGCTCCAAGACGCAGCACATGGACGATGTGCTCGCTTACATCAAGTGGTGGTTCCAGGAAGAACAACAGCGCCGGTTCGCGCAGGGCGGCGGACTTCCGTCGGTGACGGCGATCGTCTCCAGCGAGGAGTTCCGCTCGCAGTCACCGTGGACGCGCGCCTTCTCCGACTCAATCCCGTACCAGCGAGACGTGTGGAAGAACCCGTCGTTCTTCGAGATGCTCACGGTCCAGCAGGAGGAGCTCCACGCCGTCATCTCCGGCGACAAGGACCCCAAGACGGCGCTCGACACGGTCGCTCAGAAGCAGGATGAGATCCTACAGCGTGCCAGTGGAGCCCACTGA
- a CDS encoding ABC transporter ATP-binding protein, with protein MRASVASVSVREVSKRFAHVDALKGVSIDVDDGEFFCLLGPSGAGKTTLMRCIAGLETLDAGDVLIDGRPVVDVPPSQRNVAMVFESYALYPHMTVIENLMYPLRERRVPTDEARRRAERVAATLGIEHVLGRLPSTCSGGEMQRVAIGRAIVRPADVYLFDEPLSNLDAQLRDAMRAELKRLHQEMGSTLIYATPDQLEALTMADRIAVLKEGSVVEIETPERIYFDPKRLFTASYVGDPPMNLLPITVRGDGTVTADWLAGARLNRSLPAGGCQIGFRPEDVRFGEAYSANSADGIEFRASIYAVEPCGDYEVVTLAAGTHHVKAIAPAGSSHRAGGGSVHAWASDDRIYAVDPASEQMIPRSLRDSSDREGRERT; from the coding sequence GTGAGGGCATCCGTGGCATCCGTTTCCGTCCGCGAGGTCTCCAAGCGGTTCGCGCACGTCGACGCGCTGAAGGGCGTCTCCATCGACGTGGACGACGGCGAGTTCTTCTGCCTGTTGGGTCCCTCCGGCGCGGGCAAGACGACGCTGATGCGCTGCATCGCCGGACTCGAAACACTCGACGCGGGCGATGTCCTCATCGACGGACGACCCGTGGTCGATGTGCCGCCATCCCAGCGGAACGTCGCCATGGTGTTCGAGAGCTACGCCCTCTACCCCCACATGACCGTCATCGAGAACCTCATGTACCCGCTGCGCGAGCGGCGCGTGCCAACCGACGAAGCACGCAGGCGCGCGGAGCGCGTCGCGGCGACGCTGGGCATCGAGCACGTGCTGGGCAGGCTGCCGTCCACCTGCAGCGGCGGAGAGATGCAGCGCGTCGCCATCGGTCGAGCCATCGTGCGACCCGCCGACGTGTACCTGTTCGACGAGCCGCTGTCGAACCTCGACGCGCAGCTCCGGGACGCCATGCGCGCCGAGCTCAAGCGGCTCCATCAGGAGATGGGGAGCACGCTCATCTACGCGACGCCGGACCAGCTCGAAGCCCTCACGATGGCGGATCGGATCGCCGTCCTGAAGGAGGGGTCCGTCGTCGAGATCGAGACGCCGGAGCGCATCTACTTCGATCCCAAGCGGTTGTTCACCGCGAGCTACGTCGGCGATCCGCCCATGAACCTGCTGCCGATCACAGTCCGAGGCGATGGAACCGTGACAGCGGACTGGCTCGCCGGAGCGAGGCTGAACCGAAGCCTGCCGGCAGGAGGCTGCCAGATCGGGTTCCGACCGGAAGACGTGCGCTTCGGAGAGGCTTACAGTGCGAACAGCGCGGACGGCATCGAGTTCCGCGCGTCGATCTATGCCGTCGAGCCCTGCGGCGACTACGAAGTCGTCACGCTCGCCGCAGGAACTCACCACGTCAAAGCGATCGCTCCCGCCGGTTCGTCCCACCGGGCGGGCGGGGGTTCCGTGCACGCGTGGGCGAGCGACGACCGTATCTACGCGGTCGATCCCGCCTCAGAACAGATGATCCCTCGGTCACTCCGAGACTCCTCGGATCGTGAGGGACGAGAAAGGACCTAG